One genomic segment of Belonocnema kinseyi isolate 2016_QV_RU_SX_M_011 chromosome 2, B_treatae_v1, whole genome shotgun sequence includes these proteins:
- the LOC117166972 gene encoding prefoldin subunit 1, with protein MARQPDEELKKAFLELQEKMIDTSQKLKLADVQIDSLKRTKQRADLTTKEITSLPPNTKTYESVGRMFLLDDIVSIKDGLEKRTKNAEEKIKTLENNKNYLQKSLKESENNLREMVQQRQNKEISV; from the coding sequence atggcaCGCCAACCCGACGAAGAACTAAAAAAGGCCTTTTTGGAACTGCAAGAGAAAATGATTGATAcgagtcaaaaattaaaattagctgATGTGCAAATTGATTCCCTTAAACGCACAAAACAACGAGCAGATTTGACTACTAAGGAAATAACCTCACTTCCACCTAACACGAAAACTTACGAATCCGTCGGCAGAATGTTTCTCCTGGATGATATCGTAAGTATTAAAGACGGATTGgaaaaacgaacaaaaaatgCTGAAGAAAAAATCAAGACCTTGGAGAACAATAAAAACTACTTGCAGAAGAGTTTGAAGGAAAGTGAAAACAATCTCAGGGAAATGGTCCAGCAGAGGCAAAACAAAGAGATTTCTGTTTGA
- the LOC117166970 gene encoding uncharacterized protein LOC117166970 yields the protein MDKAENNDTLSESFFLSSTTESYNGLLDTESSIDLELILSEFYSMLNQTIEDSYSLSEEFLSTRKDRQPSIIIAANNNDYSESEESEISQIRDTSFPNSIGGSVNRLSPSGMSFYMGKMENSICSGEFTLPENSNLMTHTGIKINWITDHLPKNDKNIENESCPTWNSLINMSFDDRKTNPNLTSVEPFKIPDTSILVANREDCEKEKTVIYDQSLNYKQDSSLITSFKSRISDSHFFTRRKKELYFQSPRKIINQTIAKEIADRSQEEEFERIIAELPDVTVADISHPEWPSFNDDDPEHEKKSLKFSRTSTINDLKTLPRENLGKSKFGLRVLNFFSRKKSTRYFNSPKK from the coding sequence atggataaagCAGAGAATAACGATACTTTATCCGAAAGTTTTTTTCTCTCATCCACAACGGAATCATACAATGGTTTATTGGATACAGAGTCTTCCATCGATTTAGAACTAATTTTGAGCGAATTTTATTCGATGTTGAATCAGACAATCGAAGACTCATACTCATTGTCAGAGGAGTTTCTCTCCACAAGAAAAGATCGTCAACCATCGATTATTATTGCTGCTAATAATAATGATTACAGCGAATCTGAAGAGTCTGAAATAAGTCAGATAAGAGACACCTCTTTTCCAAACTCAATTGGCGGTTCTGTAAATCGTTTGAGTCCATCAGGAATGTCCTTCTACATGGGAAAAATGGAAAACTCAATTTGCTCTGGAGAATTCACGCTTCCGGAAAATTCGAATTTGATGACTCACactggaataaaaataaattggatcACCGACCATCTTCCAAAAAATGACAAGAACATAGAAAATGAATCGTGTCCCACTTGGAATTCTCTAATAAATATGAGCTTCGATGATCGCAAAACCAATCCAAATTTAACTTCAGTGGAGCCCTTTAAAATTCCTGATACGAGTATTCTAGTAGCCAACAGAGAAGATTGCGAAAAAGAGAAGACAGTAATTTACGATCAGAGTTTGAATTATAAACAAGATTCGTCTCTGATCACAAGTTTTAAGAGTCGAATCTCAGATTCACATTTTTTCACTCGGAGAAAAAAGGAACTATACTTTCAATCTCCTCGAAAAATAATCAATCAAACGATAGCTAAAGAAATTGCGGACAGAagccaagaagaagaatttgaaagaataattgCAGAGTTGCCAGATGTTACAGTGGCAGATATTTCACATCCAGAATGGCCATCCTTCAACGATGACGACCCagaacatgaaaaaaaatcattgaaattttctagaaCTTCGACCATCAACGATTTGAAAACTTTGCCTCGTGAAAATCTTGGTAAATCCAAATTTGGATTGAGggttcttaactttttttctcgaaaaaaaagcACAAGATATTTTAACtctccgaaaaaataa